From a region of the Candidatus Zymogenaceae bacterium genome:
- the trpE gene encoding anthranilate synthase component I, giving the protein MITPNFEEFKKLTTEGNLIPIYQEILADLETPVSALKKLNGSSHAFLLESVEGGEKWGRYSFLGADPSIIFRVRGTRVDVVKDGELLYAEKHTDPFGQLKNLMDRYKPVAVNGLPRFWGGAVGYFGYDTVRFIEDIPDNAQDDLNVYDAYFIITDTIVIFDNVKHTLKVVANVFLDDGVDMEAAYMDAANRITRTIHKLREPLSIDHLETEEGEHLFVESNMSRADYMNAVDRAKKHIIDGDVIQVVLSQRFEMELKSDPFNLYRALRSINPSPYMFYLKFDDVILAGSSPEVLVRKEDDTVELRPIAGTRPRGNSDEEDDELSRDLLSDEKERAEHIMLVDLGRNDLGRVSEYGSIDVTNLMRIEKYSHVIHIVSDIEGRLLPGKTSFDVIRAAFPAGTLTGAPKIRAMEIIDDLEPCRRGTYGGCVGYFSFSGNMDMCITIRTMLITKNRVFIQAGAGIVSDSVPEKEYYETRHKAGGMLRAVEMVRKNMRPV; this is encoded by the coding sequence ATGATAACACCCAACTTCGAAGAGTTCAAAAAGCTCACCACAGAGGGAAATCTCATACCGATCTACCAGGAGATACTGGCCGATCTCGAGACACCGGTTTCGGCCTTGAAAAAATTGAACGGTTCGTCCCACGCCTTTCTGCTGGAGAGCGTCGAGGGGGGCGAAAAGTGGGGGCGATACAGTTTTTTGGGCGCTGATCCGTCGATCATTTTCCGCGTGAGGGGGACGAGGGTGGATGTGGTGAAAGACGGCGAGCTCCTCTATGCGGAAAAGCACACTGATCCCTTCGGGCAGCTCAAGAATCTCATGGATCGGTACAAACCGGTCGCGGTCAACGGGCTTCCCCGATTCTGGGGAGGTGCCGTCGGGTATTTCGGCTACGATACGGTCAGGTTCATCGAGGACATCCCGGACAACGCTCAGGACGACCTGAATGTATACGACGCCTACTTCATCATCACCGATACCATTGTGATCTTCGATAACGTCAAGCATACCCTGAAGGTGGTGGCGAACGTTTTTTTAGATGACGGCGTCGATATGGAAGCGGCATATATGGACGCCGCCAATCGCATCACGAGGACGATTCACAAACTGCGAGAACCTTTGTCGATCGATCACCTCGAGACGGAGGAGGGGGAGCACCTGTTCGTCGAATCGAATATGAGCAGGGCCGATTACATGAATGCTGTAGATCGGGCGAAAAAACATATCATCGACGGCGATGTCATCCAGGTCGTTCTCTCCCAGCGGTTTGAGATGGAGCTGAAAAGCGATCCCTTCAATCTGTATCGCGCCCTGAGATCAATCAATCCCTCTCCGTACATGTTCTACCTCAAATTCGACGACGTCATCCTGGCGGGTTCGTCCCCGGAAGTGCTGGTAAGGAAGGAGGACGATACGGTGGAGCTCAGGCCCATCGCCGGCACTCGGCCCAGGGGAAACAGCGATGAAGAGGACGACGAGCTTTCCAGGGATTTGCTTTCTGACGAGAAGGAGCGGGCGGAGCACATCATGCTGGTTGACCTGGGACGGAACGATCTCGGCCGGGTCTCGGAATACGGCAGTATTGACGTCACGAACCTCATGCGTATCGAGAAATACTCCCATGTGATCCACATCGTATCGGACATCGAGGGAAGGCTCCTTCCAGGAAAGACGTCTTTCGACGTCATCAGGGCGGCGTTTCCCGCCGGGACCCTCACCGGGGCACCGAAGATCAGGGCGATGGAGATCATCGACGATCTGGAGCCGTGCCGCAGGGGGACATACGGCGGATGCGTGGGATATTTCAGCTTTTCGGGGAACATGGACATGTGCATCACCATCAGGACGATGCTGATTACAAAGAATAGGGTATTCATACAGGCGGGCGCGGGCATCGTCTCCGATTCGGTTCCGGAAAAGGAATACTACGAGACACGTCACAAGGCGGGCGGCATGCTCCGGGCGGTGGAAATGGTCAGAAAAAATATGCGGCCGGTATAG
- a CDS encoding aminodeoxychorismate/anthranilate synthase component II — MILVIDNYDSFTYNLVQYLGEMGHELVVHRNDRITIEECLDKNPDYIVISPGPGSPSSAGISVELIKRSAGVVPVLGVCLGHQAVGEAFGGDIVHAPRVMHGKESMVFHDSDDLFMEISNPFRAIRYHSLVIDPDTFPEELVKIAWTDRGEIMGVRHREHAIYGIQFHPESILTDCGKKMLENFIEIGGNHVTDGIGKGGRGTSPDPSGNGRGNGRHHER, encoded by the coding sequence ATGATACTCGTGATAGACAACTACGATTCGTTTACCTACAACCTGGTGCAGTACCTGGGAGAGATGGGGCACGAGCTGGTCGTTCACAGAAACGATCGGATCACCATCGAGGAGTGCCTGGATAAGAATCCCGACTATATCGTCATTTCACCGGGACCCGGCTCCCCGTCATCCGCCGGGATATCAGTCGAGCTGATAAAAAGGTCCGCTGGCGTCGTCCCGGTCCTGGGTGTCTGCCTGGGCCACCAGGCAGTCGGCGAGGCGTTCGGAGGAGACATCGTCCACGCTCCCCGGGTTATGCACGGGAAAGAATCGATGGTATTTCATGACAGCGACGACCTGTTCATGGAGATTTCAAATCCGTTTCGGGCGATCCGGTATCATTCGCTGGTCATCGATCCGGATACCTTTCCTGAAGAGCTTGTGAAAATCGCCTGGACGGATCGGGGTGAGATCATGGGTGTGCGGCATCGCGAGCACGCGATTTACGGCATACAGTTTCATCCCGAATCGATACTGACCGACTGCGGTAAAAAAATGCTGGAGAATTTTATAGAAATTGGAGGGAATCATGTTACAGACGGCATTGGCAAAGGTGGTCGAGGGACGTCACCTGACCCGTCAGGAAATGGAAGGGGCAATGGACGTCATCATGAGCGGTGA